The Candidatus Saccharibacteria bacterium oral taxon 488 genome has a segment encoding these proteins:
- a CDS encoding threonine--tRNA ligase, whose translation MSEDKLYAMRHSLAHIMAAAVQRVWPDAKFGVGPVVEHGFYYDIDLGETKISEQQFNKIEKVMRRIIAEKQDFVCTKCPIDEAIQWAKDSHQPYKEELLNDLKRAGTTVAKDLDAAEMGTIAEGDSALDEVSFYTNGSFKDLCRGPHVANTSEVGAFKLMRIAGAYWRGNEKNPQVQRLYGVAFATQEELDEYLEKLELAKQRDHRKLGRELDLYTTSPLVGVGLPLFTPRGTVLRDIVAQYSNQLRQRFGFEKVWTPHITKKDLYETSGHWAKFGEELFLVKSQETSDEMALKPMNCPHHTQIFASQPRSYRDMPVRYLETTTDYRDEKTGELGGLNRVRSLTQDDSHVFCRPDQIEQEINNLLSAAQELYNTIDMKLRIRLSYRDDSDAYLGERELWTSAQNQLKSAVEKVGLDYFEQEGEAAFYGPKIDFMATDAIGREHQVATVQLDFVQPQRFGLEYTESDGNFTTPVMIHCALLGSIERFLSVFIEHTGGWFPFWAAPEQVRILTINDTVSNYVDEITSILSEVTLMKPIKYNDVRFTIDSRNESLGKKIREATVVKIPIQIIVGPKDQIARVVSIRTHAGEEQIPLEQLAEYVRGL comes from the coding sequence ATGAGCGAAGATAAACTCTATGCAATGCGACACAGCTTGGCGCATATTATGGCGGCGGCTGTGCAGCGGGTATGGCCAGACGCCAAATTCGGAGTCGGTCCGGTCGTTGAGCATGGGTTTTACTACGATATTGATCTTGGTGAAACGAAGATCAGTGAGCAGCAGTTCAATAAAATTGAAAAGGTAATGCGACGAATCATTGCCGAAAAGCAAGATTTTGTGTGCACAAAATGCCCAATTGATGAAGCAATTCAATGGGCCAAAGATAGCCATCAGCCGTATAAAGAAGAACTTCTTAATGATCTAAAACGTGCCGGGACAACGGTAGCAAAAGATCTGGACGCTGCAGAAATGGGTACAATTGCTGAAGGTGATAGTGCGCTTGATGAAGTTTCGTTTTATACCAACGGATCATTTAAGGATTTGTGTCGTGGACCACATGTTGCAAATACCAGTGAGGTTGGCGCGTTTAAGCTGATGCGGATTGCGGGCGCCTATTGGCGTGGTAATGAAAAAAACCCCCAGGTGCAACGGCTGTACGGTGTGGCTTTTGCCACGCAGGAAGAGCTGGATGAATATTTGGAGAAATTAGAGCTAGCCAAACAACGTGATCACCGAAAGCTAGGCAGAGAACTTGATCTATATACAACCTCACCGTTAGTGGGTGTAGGCCTGCCGTTATTTACACCTCGTGGAACTGTTCTGCGTGATATCGTGGCCCAATACTCAAACCAACTGCGTCAGAGGTTTGGTTTTGAAAAAGTCTGGACGCCGCATATTACCAAAAAGGATCTGTATGAAACGTCGGGCCACTGGGCCAAATTTGGCGAAGAGCTGTTTTTGGTTAAAAGTCAGGAAACCAGTGATGAAATGGCGTTAAAGCCGATGAACTGCCCGCACCATACGCAGATTTTTGCTTCACAACCTCGTAGCTACCGCGATATGCCGGTGCGCTACTTGGAGACGACCACTGATTATCGTGACGAGAAAACCGGTGAGCTTGGTGGTCTGAATCGCGTGCGCTCATTAACCCAGGACGATAGTCATGTTTTTTGTCGTCCAGATCAAATTGAGCAAGAGATCAATAATTTATTGTCTGCCGCCCAGGAACTGTACAATACTATTGATATGAAATTGCGAATTCGACTGAGTTATCGTGATGATTCTGATGCATATTTGGGCGAACGTGAACTGTGGACTTCCGCACAAAATCAGTTGAAGTCAGCAGTTGAAAAAGTTGGTTTGGACTATTTTGAACAGGAAGGTGAGGCTGCCTTTTATGGTCCAAAGATTGACTTTATGGCGACTGACGCTATTGGCCGTGAGCACCAAGTTGCGACGGTGCAACTGGACTTCGTGCAGCCGCAACGGTTCGGCTTAGAGTATACCGAGAGTGATGGTAATTTTACAACACCTGTGATGATTCACTGTGCGCTGCTCGGGTCGATTGAACGATTCTTGAGTGTCTTCATTGAACACACGGGTGGCTGGTTCCCGTTTTGGGCGGCACCGGAACAAGTACGTATTCTAACGATTAATGACACTGTCTCAAACTACGTTGATGAAATTACATCGATTTTATCAGAGGTGACCTTAATGAAACCGATAAAATACAACGATGTAAGATTTACAATAGATAGTCGTAATGAATCCCTCGGGAAAAAGATTCGTGAGGCGACTGTTGTAAAAATACCAATACAGATTATTGTTGGGCCAAAGGATCAGATAGCACGTGTCGTAAGCATCAGGACGCATGCGGGTGAAGAGCAAATTCCGCTTGAACAGCTAGCTGAGTATGTACGGGGACTGTAA
- a CDS encoding transcriptional regulator — protein sequence MIDALFGSKTRVKLLHLFLANPEKSFYVREITRLIGEQINSVRRELSNMLRVGVIVSNNYDNKLYYAANQQYAYFTPLKMIFADERPSEQADHDKKNSIPWVSDIARLSGLKIAIVAGALVRGSTSRVDILLVGRLSESRVGVAIKKIEKAEGRELNYAVMSYDDFYYRLSVRDKFVMEIMNSKHSVVVDAESILG from the coding sequence ATGATTGATGCGCTGTTTGGCTCAAAAACGAGGGTGAAGTTACTACACCTGTTTTTAGCGAACCCTGAAAAATCGTTTTATGTTAGAGAGATTACGCGATTGATCGGCGAGCAAATTAACTCGGTACGGCGTGAACTATCAAATATGCTCAGAGTCGGAGTCATTGTTTCGAATAATTATGACAATAAATTGTATTACGCTGCGAATCAGCAGTATGCATACTTCACGCCACTAAAGATGATTTTTGCCGATGAACGACCGAGTGAGCAGGCTGATCATGACAAAAAGAACAGTATACCATGGGTGAGCGATATTGCTCGGCTGTCCGGACTGAAGATCGCTATAGTTGCCGGTGCGTTAGTGCGTGGATCGACGAGTCGGGTTGATATACTGTTAGTTGGTCGACTATCGGAGTCGAGAGTTGGTGTCGCTATTAAGAAAATTGAAAAAGCCGAGGGGAGAGAGCTGAATTATGCTGTAATGAGCTATGATGATTTTTACTATCGTCTGAGCGTTAGAGATAAGTTTGTGATGGAAATAATGAATAGTAAGCACTCGGTTGTGGTAGATGCAGAGAGTATACTAGGATAA
- a CDS encoding cysteine methyltransferase, protein MSELPIASLRDRIYILMAQLPDDKVTTYGDLAALSGHPYAARIVGGIAHGGPENLPWHRLVNAKGGLAVGFPGGQAVQRQLLEQDGIYCDERWRIIDFEERRWRPKL, encoded by the coding sequence TTGAGCGAATTGCCAATAGCTAGCTTGCGAGACCGGATCTATATTCTCATGGCGCAGCTACCTGACGACAAGGTGACGACGTACGGTGACTTGGCAGCACTGTCTGGACACCCATACGCAGCGCGAATTGTGGGCGGGATAGCGCATGGTGGCCCAGAGAATTTGCCGTGGCATCGCCTAGTGAACGCGAAAGGTGGCTTGGCGGTAGGTTTTCCGGGTGGGCAAGCTGTGCAAAGGCAGCTACTTGAACAAGACGGTATTTATTGTGATGAGAGGTGGCGGATAATTGATTTTGAGGAACGACGATGGCGGCCGAAACTATAA
- a CDS encoding tRNA (adenosine(37)-N6)-dimethylallyltransferase MiaA — MAAETIKAKLPLVVITGPTASGKTSLAIRLAKQYNGEIICADSRTIYRDMNIGTAKPTMAEREVVPHWGLDLVSPGETFSAAQFKEYALQKISEIRSRGRLPFLVGGTGLYIDAVIFNFQFGDPPDSALRRELEKRTVAELQYYCLIHNIKLPENNKNKRYLIRSIEQKNRYNRGGSVMQGNNIVVGIATNKKTLRTRIVLRSEQLFSNNVVGETMMLAQKYGWDNEAMTGNVYPLVREFLNKNITESELKRQFVVADWQLAKRQMTWLRRNPFIMWATLDSAEHYLSQLLAQA, encoded by the coding sequence ATGGCGGCCGAAACTATAAAAGCAAAATTACCCCTAGTTGTTATCACGGGGCCGACTGCTAGTGGTAAGACCTCGCTAGCGATTCGTCTGGCAAAACAATATAATGGCGAAATAATTTGTGCCGATAGCAGAACAATATATCGAGACATGAATATTGGTACGGCAAAGCCAACTATGGCTGAGCGAGAAGTAGTGCCTCATTGGGGCCTTGATTTAGTTAGTCCGGGCGAGACATTTAGCGCCGCACAGTTTAAGGAGTATGCTCTGCAAAAAATAAGTGAAATTCGCTCTCGGGGGCGGTTACCATTTCTTGTCGGCGGCACGGGTCTCTATATTGATGCGGTAATTTTTAATTTTCAATTTGGAGATCCTCCCGATTCTGCTTTACGGCGTGAGCTAGAAAAAAGGACAGTAGCCGAGCTACAATATTATTGTCTTATACACAACATAAAGTTGCCAGAAAATAATAAAAATAAACGTTACCTTATACGCTCTATTGAACAAAAAAATAGATATAACAGGGGTGGATCTGTAATGCAAGGCAATAATATCGTTGTAGGTATAGCAACGAATAAGAAAACACTACGAACAAGAATTGTGCTCAGGTCTGAACAATTATTTTCAAATAATGTTGTGGGTGAAACAATGATGTTGGCCCAAAAATATGGCTGGGATAATGAGGCCATGACAGGTAATGTCTATCCGTTGGTCCGAGAGTTTTTGAATAAAAATATTACCGAAAGTGAATTAAAGCGGCAATTTGTTGTAGCTGATTGGCAGTTGGCGAAGCGACAGATGACGTGGCTGCGGCGCAATCCGTTTATCATGTGGGCGACGCTTGACTCTGCTGAACACTATTTGTCACAACTTTTGGCTCAGGCGTAA